The following DNA comes from Balneola vulgaris DSM 17893.
GGCCCTCCAACTCAAGCGCACCTTACGCAAACGAAACTTATTCAACACTGAATAACCCGCCATCATAGTAGACGCGATCGTAAACGACACGATAACTGCTTGGAAGAATATGGATAGAATTTCTTTCAATAGATTTTAGCTTATGGTCTCTGCCTTATAAAATGTTGATACCAACGATTCACATATTAACAACAAAAAGCCTGCCAACATGAACCACTGCCAAATTTCTTTGCCAAATCCACTGGATTTGATTTCCTGTTCAACATCGGTGGTAGTTAACGTGTTCGTGTCTACTATATTGATAACATCATTCTCGGCAATCAGTTCCTTAACACCGCCTTGTTCTAATTCATTAAACATAGATTCAGAATTCGGCAAGTTGAGTGCAACGGTATACACCTGTTCCTCATCCGTCACTTTCACCCATCCCGGGCTCCATTCATAACCCGGATAATGTACTCTCACCCCACCGCCTACATTGGCTAGATCTACCTTAATACGCTCTTCCTGCCATTCCAGCTCCGTATTTTCTATATCGAGATCGCCCGTCCATTGGAAGTTATTACCAAGTAAGTGCTGATTTAATCCACCCACTTCTAAGGAGGAGGCATACAACAGCGTGCGATAGAACAGAGGCGCATACAAAGGTTTAATGGACAAATTCGACCATGCAGGATCATTCCCCAAAGCCGACAAAATCAACTTCCCTTCTCCAAACTTTTTCTCATACAGAATGATGTCCGAATTATTTAATTCTAGAAGCGGGAAACCTGCTCCATTTGCGCTGAGCTGCAGTTTGTAATAATAGTAGATATCGGGCGCTTCAAAGTTGAGTCTATCCTCATCCTCCCGAATAAAAAGGTCCTCTAAAATAGGATGATCTTCGAGCAGCACATTGGCTTTCGCAATGGATTTAAAGGAAGCATACTCCCCCACTACTCCACCAATTCGGCCCGCATTAAACAGCGCCAAAAAGTCATTATAGTTTTGAATATCTGCCTGTTGGCTAGGCAAAAAGATCAGCCCCTTCCCAGCTTGCACGAAACTCTGCAAACCTGAGAATAGAAATTCAGGGATATCAGGAAGGCCTTCCAACAAAATGGCGTCGAAGTCGGCTAAATTCACCTGATTAATATTATTTATCGCAACCCGTTCATAGTTAATTTGAGTCCCATCATCGCTTTGGGCATCTAATATGGCTTGGGTGTAGGAAATCTGAGCACCGCTGCTGTTATCTTCGGTAACCCACAATACATTCCGCTCTTCAGGAACTTGGATACTGAAATACTTTCTATTATCAGCTACGAACTCATCCCCTTCAATTTCTACGAACCCCGTAATATCGCCTTGGGTGTTTGGGGTGATTTCGAAGCTAAAGG
Coding sequences within:
- a CDS encoding BatA domain-containing protein yields the protein MSFLNPIFLLALLAVGLPLVIHLLNLRKPKRVKFSTIAFFNELKQTTIQKIKLKRWLLLALRFLAITCLAMVLARPFLPPSFGLASSANEPTVYGILVDNSISMSRIGAKGPLINQVSEYIETISSSAKEEDRFLIQVTHGEALNSTVISAGQLEARVAKIEVQNKGGFFENRINELFEVLSAAPFQNKKIFVFTDGDRALLESIADSEHEEKDRYSLSVIQVEEVQTQNTFVSEISTPTSLVGQGIPFQLVTKVQNAGEVLAANQFLTLTVEGETVGQYALEIQPGETQTFSFEITPNTQGDITGFVEIEGDEFVADNRKYFSIQVPEERNVLWVTEDNSSGAQISYTQAILDAQSDDGTQINYERVAINNINQVNLADFDAILLEGLPDIPEFLFSGLQSFVQAGKGLIFLPSQQADIQNYNDFLALFNAGRIGGVVGEYASFKSIAKANVLLEDHPILEDLFIREDEDRLNFEAPDIYYYYKLQLSANGAGFPLLELNNSDIILYEKKFGEGKLILSALGNDPAWSNLSIKPLYAPLFYRTLLYASSLEVGGLNQHLLGNNFQWTGDLDIENTELEWQEERIKVDLANVGGGVRVHYPGYEWSPGWVKVTDEEQVYTVALNLPNSESMFNELEQGGVKELIAENDVINIVDTNTLTTTDVEQEIKSSGFGKEIWQWFMLAGFLLLICESLVSTFYKAETIS